Proteins from a single region of Clupea harengus chromosome 5, Ch_v2.0.2, whole genome shotgun sequence:
- the zc3h11a gene encoding zinc finger CCCH domain-containing protein 11A, with the protein MTNHGDDCYFFYYSTCSKGDSCPFRHCDAAMGSEMVCSLWQENRCFRKVCKFRHMEIQKNRKEIACYWERQPSGCQKSHCAFHHERARFIDGVFVPPNKGSAVKKGGEEEPTQEEPAPQPPNPSNPQLRGVIKADTQENVPSPTHPPVVINPIDDEDEDEDDQFSEEGDERSRMSSPRKLMMGPKDDSLNFGVRTLEEIRLRKALKASLRRAEDAGLTVPSTGEKENMSSILRPALFTAKNRPEEAGKWRITDRLEKRTLNDDTPVEGELPVKRSLSHRLGGRADGSEDPDQPSQRGAHSMRERLGLHAESSSTPSPAATSQPGPTGEIRIKTLEEIRQEKAAKSQAQASDSPPKKITKSFSETLLAKKKQELQKRKVHVVTKPVSKETPEATPVVKPSAPAQPSGGVRVKTLEQIRQEKAARLEAQAQSPPAQDQSSSSGSEEGGAPNKKRILRIKTPSPASADVKVQKLAELPEKPKDGGFNETLANGKAVAPAVEKVRPDSSSVKVKTFEEIMQEKQLRRQEQEATQSQATPAAQKQPITVTNTTTITTPAPSPPAPVPAPAPARQRITVKPNVAPAVLNAEPLVAASAGPKDLPVSLVKRPRIAAAPAPAPTPAPAPAPLPVQQIPVSATPQPNTAPETGPLKKSPENKVKPKVNVKPVVKPSSMKPSSMKPSAHVRPGQKRKAAAGKGSAVAAVKPLSPAAAAEEAAELQEPPCKRSEVSVPAPPSALEAAATQIPLQGHAISSSAVEGNTQKNDLQTVPVFEQSPATPTSNSSAENLMTAPQSPPVPKTPNQTRARKGSTTTPRINTSVTSSTSNVDDFEQLINEFEMDDEVDLGPDKGEDDLLLELSEMIGS; encoded by the exons ATGACCAACCACGGTGATGACTGTTACTTCTTCTACTACTCGACGTGCAGCAAG GGCGACAGCTGCCCGTTCAGACACTGCGATGCCGCAATGGGCAGCGAGATGGTGTGCAGCCTGTGGCAAGAGAATCGCTGCTTCCGCAAGGTCTGCAAGTTCCGCCACATGGAGATTCAG aaaaacaggaaggagATAGCATGCTACTGGGAGAGACAGCCATCAGGATGCCAGAAGTCCCACTGCGCTTTTCACCATGAGAGAGCTCGTTTCATAGACGGAGTCTTTGTTCCTCCCAATAAAG GCTCAGCTGTGAAGAAAGGCGGAGAGGAGGAGCCTACGCAGGAAGAGCCAGCCCCTCAGCCCCCCAATCCTTCTAACCCCCAGCTCCGCGGTGTCATAAAAGCTGACACGCAGGAGAACGTGCCCAGCCCCACCCATCCACCAGTGGTCATTAACCCTATTGATGACGAAGACGAAGATGAGGACG ATCAGTTCTCAGAGGAAGGAGATGAGCGGTCCAGAATGTCCTCTCCAAGGAAACTGATGATGGGCCCCAAAG ACGATTCCTTGAACTTTGGTGTGCGGACGCTGGAGGAGATCCGGCTGCGCAAAGCCCTAAAGGCCAGTCTAAGGAGAGCAG AGGATGCAGGGCTTACAGTACCAAGcactggagagaaggagaacatgAGCTCCATCCTTCGCCCAGCACTTTTCACCGCCAAGAACC GTCCTGAAGAAGCAGGAAAGTGGAGAATCACGGATCGACTTGAGAAAAGAACACTTAACGATG ACACGCCTGTGGAGGGGGAGCTGCCTGTGAAGCGCAGCCTGTCCCATCGCCTGGGTGGGAGGGCGGATGGATCAGAGGATCCAGACCAACCCTCTCAGCGGG GTGCACATTCAATGCGGGAGAGACTGGGCCTGCATGCAGAGTCCAGCAGcactcccagccctgcagccACTAGCCAGCCGGGCCCTACTGGAGAGATTCGTATTAAGACGTTGGAGGAGATTCGGCAGGAGAAGGCCGCCAAGTCCCAGGCACAGGCCTCCGACAGCCCTCCCAAGAAGATCACGAAGAGCTTCTCCGAGACCCTCCTTGCCAAGAAAAAGCAGGAGCTGCAGAAGAGGAAGGTGCATGTGGTGACCAAACCTGTGAGTAAAGAGACTCCAGAGGCCACACCCGTTGTCAAACCCTCCGCTCCGGCCCAGCCAAGCGGCGGGGTGCGGGTGAAGACCCTGGAGCAGATCCGGCAGGAGAAGGCAGCCAGACTGGAAGCCCAGGCCCAGAGCCCTCCTGCCCAGGACCAGAGCTCATCGTCGGGGTCTGAAGAAGGAGGAGCCCCTAACAAGAAGCGAATCCTGCGTATCAAAACACCTTCACCTG CATCAGCTGATGTCAAAGTGCAGAAACTTGCTGAGCTGCCTGAGAAGCCCAAAGATGGTGGATTTAATGAG ACGTTGGCCAATGGGAAAGCTGTGGCTCCTGCTGTTGAGAAGGTGCGGCCAGACTCCAGCTCGGTGAAGGTTAAGACATTTGAGGAGATCATGCAGGAGAAGCAGCTGCGCAGGCAGGAACAGGAAGCCACCCAGTCCCAGGCCACACCAGCTGCCCAGAAGCAGCCCATCACGGtgaccaacaccaccaccatcaccaccccgGCGCCCAGCCCGCCCGCTCCtgtccctgcccctgcccctgcccgcCAGCGCATCACTGTAAAGCCCAATGTGGCCCCTGCCGTCCTCAATGCTGAGCCCCTTGTCGCTGCAAGCGCAGGTCCCAAAGACCTGCCTGTGAGCTTGGTGAAAAGGCCTAGGATCGCtgcagctcctgctccagcccccacccctgccccggCCCCCGCCCCTTTGCCGGTCCAGCAGATCCCTGTCTCAGCAACGCCGCAACCAAACACAGCCCCAGAGACCGGCCCACTGAAGAAGTCCCCTGAGAATAAAG TGAAACCCAAGGTAAATGTGAAGCCAGTGGTGAAGCCATCCTCTATGAAGCCATCCTCTATGAAGCCGTCTGCACACGTGCGGCCGGGCCAGAAGAGGAAGGCGGCGGCCGGCAAGGGGTCAGCTGTTGCCGCGGTAAAACCCTTGAGCCCGGCTGCTGCCGCTGAAGAAGCCGCCGAGCTGCAGGAGCCGCCCTGCAAACGCTCTGAG GTGTCTGTACCCGCTCCTCCATCTGCGTTAGAAGCAGCGGCCACCCAGATTCCCCTCCAGGGCCATGCCATCAGCAGCTCTGCTGTCGAGGgtaacacacagaaaaacgACCTCCAGACTGTGCCTGTGTTTGAGCAGAGCCCGGCCACACCCACATCCAACAGCTCAGCGGAGAACCTCATGACTGCCCCTCAGAG CCCTCCTGTGCCGAAGACCCCAAACCAGACGAGGGCACGCAAGGGAAGCACCACCACTCCCCGCATCAACACCTCTGTTACGTCCAGCACCTCTAATGTGGATGACTTTGAACAGCTGATCAATGAGTTTGAGATGGACGATGAAGTCGATCTGGGGCCTGACAAGGGGGAGGATGACCTTCTCCTAGAATTGTCGGAGATGATTGGTAGCTGA
- the snrpe gene encoding small nuclear ribonucleoprotein E — protein sequence MAYRGQGQKIQKVMVQPINLIFRYLQNRSRIQVWLYEQVNMRIEGCIIGFDEYMNLVLDDAEEVHMKTKNRKPLGRVMLKGDNITLLQSVAAVP from the exons ATGGCGTACCGGGGACAAGGACAGAAGATCCAGAAGGTTATGGTCCAGCCTATT AATCTAATTTTCAGGTATCTTCAAAAT CGGTCCCGTATTCAGGTCTGGCTCTATGAACAGGTCAACATGCGGATAGAAGGATGTATCATT GGCTTTGATGAATACATGAACCTGGTTCTGGATGATGCAGAGGAGGTCCACATGAAAACCAAGAACAGGAAGCCCCTGG GTCGGGTCATGCTGAAAGGAGACAACATTACCCTACTACAGAGTGTGGCCGCCGTCCCCTAA